A genome region from Schistocerca nitens isolate TAMUIC-IGC-003100 chromosome 4, iqSchNite1.1, whole genome shotgun sequence includes the following:
- the LOC126251559 gene encoding UDP-glycosyltransferase UGT5-like: MNASVPLILLVMLAARVAHSARILGIVPTASISHQLPFRLIALELAKRGHQVTVMTTDPIRKNIQNFTEIDLSMTYDYWRKTFDFTSMSDKSPIEIMETWAPTGKSMCEIQLESQQMKDFLRSQPSFDVVILERLVYYCYYGLIHQLGSPPTIGFVSLGAPAPVLASYGNPNNPAYCPDMLVGYTDHMSFWERLYNAYVMARIFYTWNYVTMPSQNELITKYFGPDHPPVEEIDRNFSLLIVNNHFSVNYPRPLLPNVIEVTGLHLEKQRKPLPGDIQDFLDGAKNGVIYFSLGTNVKGSAMPEHKRLAFLGAFAQLPQRILWKWEGDSLPGQPENVMIAKWLPQQDVLAHPNIRLFITQGGLQSMNEASYFAVPLIGIPFIGDQQHNVAKMVQAGIGYQLLFRDATTDTILKAIHTVLGNDSYRENMKRFSAVFREHQERSLDTAVWWVEYVIRHNGAPHMRSAALDMSWWQLLLLDVIGFVVAMASIVVYVLFKAATYCKRLLAVNLKQKTA; this comes from the exons ATGAATGCCTCCGTGCCGCTGATCCTATTAGTGATGCTGGCGGCTCGAGTGGCCCACTCAGCCAGGATCCTGGGCATCGTCCCGACGGCCTCCATCAGCCACCAGCTGCCTTTCAGACTGATAGCTCTCGAGCTCGCCAAGAGAGGCCATCAGGTCACAGTCATGACAACGGACCCGATAAGA AAAAACATCCAGAATTTTACAGAAATTGATCTGTCGATGACATACGACTATTGGAGAAAAACATTTGACTTTACTTCGATGTCAGACAAAAGTCCAATTGAAATAATGGAAACATGGGCTCCTACTGGAAAGTCGATGTGTGAGATCCAGTTAGAATCCCAACAGATGAAGGATTTTCTCCG GTCCCAACCGTCTTTCGACGTAGTTATCCTGGAGAGGTTAGTATATTATTGCTATTATGGTTTGATTCACCAGTTGGGATCTCCACCAACAATTGGCTTTGTGTCTCTGGGCGCTCCTGCTCCAGTTCTCGCTTCTTATGGAAATCCCAACAACCCAGCATACTGTCCCGATATGCTGGTTGGCTACACAGACCACATGTCTTTCTGGGAAAGACTATATAATGCCTATGTTATGGCTCGTATTTTTTACACATGGAACTACGTAACAATGCCATCGCAAAATGAACTGATTACGAAATATTTTGGCCCTGATCACCCCCCTGTGGAAGAAATTGACAGAAACTTCAGTCTTCTTATTGTCAACAACCACTTCAGCGTGAATTACCCACGGCCACTGTTGCCTAATGTCATTGAGGTGACGGGACTACATCTAGAGAAACAGCGGAAGCCACTTCCTGGG GATATCCAGGATTTCCTTGATGGTGCAAAAAACGGTGTTATTTACTTCAGCCTTGGTACTAATGTGAAGGGTAGTGCAATGCCCGAGCACAAACGACTTGCATTCTTGGGAGCTTTTGCGCAGTTACCACAGCGGATACTTTGGAAGTGGGAGGGGGACAGCCTGCCTGGACAGCCGGAGAACGTTATGATAGCCAAGTGGCTGCCCCAGCAGGACGTCTTGG CACATCCAAACATTCGTCTGTTCATTACCCAGGGAGGACTTCAGAGCATGAATGAAGCAAGTTATTTTGCAGTACCCCTGATAGGAATTCCCTTTATTGGGGACCAGCAACACAATGTGGCTAAGATGGTACAAGCTGGTATTGGCTACCAGctgctgttcagagatgccactactGATACCATTCTGAAAGCCATTCACACAGTTCTTGGAAACGACAG CTATCGAGAAAACATGAAGCGGTTCTCAGCAGTATTCCGTGAGCACCAGGAGAGGTCTCTGGACACTGCCGTGTGGTGGGTCGAGTACGTGATACGTCACAACGGTGCACCGCACATGCGCAGTGCAGCCCTCGACATGAGCTGGTGGCAGCTGCTGCTGCTCGACGTGATTGGGTTCGTTGTTGCAATGGCGTCCATCGTGGTCTACGTGCTGTTCAAGGCAGCCACCTACTGCAAAAGACTTTTGGCTGTTAATCTGAAGCAGAAGACTGCGTGA